In the Acidovorax sp. A79 genome, one interval contains:
- a CDS encoding tail fiber domain-containing protein, whose product MPHHPNAFLDRPQPRATALLMMATALAALLLCQSVQAQQPGDAAGAAAITSRLQAQRLEWTPAAPHGRAVLRIARDGGMPQDFVLRSPLVFSLQDTPLPDGHYTYELTLAPTTSAVRHDDATAALVPSAPSGVGGAMLSGSVSVAGGAFVLPPQVPPRGEVGAADSGSDSATTPSTRSTLASASTRMVAKDQLVSDDHIIQGSVCAGFDCAINEGFGDDTLRLKENNLRIGFQDTRVAPFPSNDWTLVANDSASGGASFMGIEDVTGAKFPARWLAGAPASSLYVSPQGRVGIRTAVPVLDLHVVSTDTPGLRQEQSNVSGFTAQTWDIAGNEANFFVRDVTGGSRLPLRIRPGAPHSSLDIAGNGNVGMGTPRPMASLTLRRADGSGSLLVDNTAGAALAPRVQMELQNNGAIAARLAHGTGTAYWTQHATATAVGLAPSGSGSNALSVQSNGGLMVAGTLSQGSSRTLKHDITAAPVHAILGEVAQLPLYAWRYLSDLNASLHLGPMAEDVHHRFKVGESPRALAPSDVAGLAAATVQALHQKLAAKDEELMGLAERLSALEQQLARKRGGAR is encoded by the coding sequence ATGCCACACCACCCCAACGCCTTCCTGGACAGGCCGCAGCCGCGCGCCACGGCCTTGCTGATGATGGCCACCGCGCTCGCAGCGTTGCTGCTGTGCCAGAGCGTGCAGGCACAACAACCAGGCGACGCCGCCGGTGCCGCCGCGATCACGTCCCGCCTGCAGGCCCAGCGGCTGGAATGGACCCCCGCCGCGCCCCATGGCCGCGCCGTGCTGCGCATCGCGCGCGACGGCGGCATGCCCCAGGACTTCGTGCTGCGCAGCCCGCTGGTGTTCTCGCTGCAGGACACCCCCCTGCCCGACGGGCACTACACCTACGAGCTGACGCTCGCCCCCACCACCAGCGCCGTGCGGCACGACGACGCCACGGCGGCCCTGGTCCCGTCCGCACCCTCGGGCGTCGGCGGCGCCATGCTCAGCGGCAGCGTGTCCGTGGCGGGCGGCGCTTTCGTGCTGCCACCGCAGGTGCCGCCCCGGGGCGAGGTCGGCGCGGCAGACAGCGGCAGCGACAGCGCCACTACGCCCTCCACCCGCTCCACCCTGGCCAGCGCAAGCACGCGCATGGTGGCCAAGGACCAGCTGGTCAGCGACGACCACATCATCCAGGGCAGCGTCTGCGCGGGATTTGACTGCGCCATCAACGAGGGCTTTGGCGACGACACCCTGCGGCTGAAGGAAAACAACCTGCGCATCGGGTTTCAGGACACCCGCGTTGCACCGTTTCCCAGCAATGACTGGACGCTGGTCGCCAATGACAGTGCCAGCGGTGGGGCCAGCTTCATGGGCATCGAGGATGTCACGGGTGCCAAGTTCCCCGCGCGCTGGCTGGCCGGAGCGCCGGCCAGCAGCCTGTACGTGAGCCCGCAGGGTCGCGTGGGGATACGCACGGCCGTGCCCGTGCTGGACCTGCATGTGGTGTCCACCGACACGCCGGGGTTGCGGCAGGAGCAGAGCAACGTCAGCGGCTTCACGGCCCAGACCTGGGACATTGCCGGCAACGAGGCCAATTTCTTCGTGCGCGACGTCACGGGCGGCTCGCGCCTGCCCCTGCGCATCCGCCCCGGGGCTCCACACTCCAGCCTCGACATCGCCGGCAATGGCAACGTCGGCATGGGGACTCCGCGTCCCATGGCATCCCTGACCCTGCGGCGCGCCGACGGCTCCGGCAGCCTGCTGGTCGACAACACGGCGGGCGCTGCCCTGGCCCCGCGCGTGCAGATGGAACTGCAGAACAACGGCGCCATCGCCGCGCGCCTTGCGCACGGCACCGGCACGGCGTACTGGACCCAGCATGCTACCGCCACCGCCGTGGGCCTGGCCCCCAGTGGCAGCGGCAGCAACGCGCTGTCGGTGCAGTCGAATGGCGGCCTGATGGTGGCCGGCACGCTCAGCCAGGGCTCCAGCCGCACGCTCAAGCACGACATCACCGCTGCACCGGTCCACGCGATCCTGGGCGAGGTGGCGCAACTGCCGCTGTATGCGTGGCGCTACCTGAGCGACCTCAACGCCAGCCTGCACCTGGGCCCCATGGCCGAAGACGTGCACCACCGCTTCAAGGTGGGCGAAAGCCCCCGTGCGCTCGCGCCCAGCGATGTCGCCGGCCTCGCGGCCGCCACGGTCCAGGCCCTGCACCAGAAGCTGGCCGCCAAGGATGAGGAACTCATGGGCCTGGCGGAACGCCTTTCGGCCCTGGAGCAGCAGCTTGCACGCAAGCGCGGAGGCGCGCGATGA
- a CDS encoding YkgJ family cysteine cluster protein gives MNCRPGCGACCTAPSISSPIPGMPQGKPAGVRCIQLGDGARCLIFGQPERPAVCGGLMPSAEMCGTSTEQAMGFLARLERLTEPGSVGEPAG, from the coding sequence ATGAACTGCCGCCCCGGCTGCGGCGCCTGCTGCACCGCCCCCTCCATCAGCTCGCCCATCCCGGGCATGCCCCAGGGCAAACCGGCGGGGGTGCGGTGCATTCAGCTGGGGGACGGTGCGCGCTGCCTCATTTTTGGGCAACCCGAGCGGCCGGCGGTGTGCGGGGGGCTGATGCCGTCGGCCGAGATGTGTGGCACCAGCACGGAGCAGGCCATGGGTTTCCTGGCGCGGCTGGAGCGGCTGACGGAGCCCGGGAGCGTGGGCGAACCGGCGGGGTGA
- a CDS encoding VOC family protein, which produces MAHALNWFEIPVTDFTRAKTFYETVLGITIAPMEMGPTKMGMLSSDPAAVGGALVQAEGSVPSQNGTMVYLNGGEDLGPMLARVEPAGGAVVVPKTEIGNDFGFFAHFMDTEGNKVGLHSMK; this is translated from the coding sequence ATGGCCCATGCATTGAACTGGTTCGAGATCCCCGTGACCGACTTCACCCGCGCCAAGACTTTCTACGAGACGGTGCTGGGCATCACCATTGCGCCCATGGAAATGGGCCCGACCAAAATGGGGATGTTGTCCTCCGACCCCGCCGCCGTGGGCGGTGCCCTCGTGCAGGCGGAGGGCAGCGTACCCTCGCAGAACGGGACGATGGTGTACCTCAATGGCGGCGAGGACCTGGGCCCCATGCTGGCGCGCGTGGAGCCGGCGGGCGGGGCGGTGGTGGTGCCCAAGACGGAGATTGGCAATGACTTCGGCTTCTTTGCCCACTTCATGGACACCGAGGGCAACAAGGTCGGGCTGCACTCGATGAAGTAG
- the mnmG gene encoding tRNA uridine-5-carboxymethylaminomethyl(34) synthesis enzyme MnmG, which yields MLYPQEFDVIVVGGGHAGTEAALAAARMGSKTLLLTHNIETLGQMSCNPSIGGIGKGHLVKEVDALGGAMALATDEGGIQFRILNSSKGPAVRATRAQADRILYKAAIRRMLENQPNLWLFQQAVDDLMVEGDRVVGAVTQVGIRFRSRTVVLTAGTFLDGKIHVGLNNYAAGRAGDPPAVSLSARLKELKLPQGRLKTGTPPRIDGRSIDFSKCTEQPGDGMPGGVNEGTVPVFSFMGNAQMHPQQVPCWITHTNERTHEIIRSGFDRSPMFTGKIEGVGPRYCPSVEDKINRFADKDSHQIFLEPEGLTTHEYYPNGISTSLPFDIQYDLVRSMPGLENAHILRPGYAIEYDYFDPRSLKSSFETRQIQGLFFAGQINGTTGYEEAAAQGLFAGINAALQCRGEAAWLPGRDEAYLGVLVDDLITKGVTEPYRMFTSRAEFRLQLREDNADMRLTEAGRRMGLVDDARWDAFSRKRDAVSRETERLKATWVNPRNLPAAESERVLGKSIEHEYNLFELLRRPDVNYASLVSMDGGKYASSEVSRETLGPLSEPVVEQVEIAAKYSGYIDRQKGEVERAAHFEKLRLPPDLDYMQVTALSIEARQVLSRHRPETLGHASRITGITPAAISLLMVHLKKGGFKEFAVAPSKAEGEVAA from the coding sequence ATGTTGTATCCCCAGGAATTTGATGTGATCGTTGTCGGCGGTGGCCATGCGGGCACCGAGGCCGCGCTGGCCGCCGCGCGCATGGGCAGCAAGACGCTGCTGCTCACGCACAACATCGAGACGCTGGGGCAGATGAGCTGCAACCCCAGCATCGGCGGCATCGGCAAGGGCCACCTGGTGAAGGAGGTGGACGCGCTGGGCGGCGCCATGGCGCTGGCCACGGACGAGGGCGGCATCCAGTTCCGCATTCTCAACAGCAGCAAGGGCCCCGCCGTGCGCGCCACGCGCGCCCAGGCCGACCGCATCCTCTACAAGGCCGCCATCCGCCGCATGCTGGAGAACCAGCCCAATCTGTGGCTGTTCCAGCAGGCGGTGGACGATCTGATGGTGGAGGGCGACCGGGTGGTGGGCGCCGTCACGCAGGTGGGCATCCGCTTTCGCAGCCGGACGGTGGTGCTCACGGCCGGGACGTTCCTGGACGGCAAGATCCATGTGGGGCTGAACAACTACGCGGCCGGCCGGGCCGGGGACCCGCCTGCGGTGTCGCTGTCGGCGCGCCTCAAGGAGCTGAAGCTGCCCCAGGGGCGCCTGAAGACCGGCACGCCACCGCGCATCGACGGGCGCAGCATCGATTTTTCGAAGTGCACCGAGCAGCCCGGCGACGGCATGCCCGGTGGCGTGAACGAGGGCACCGTGCCCGTGTTCAGCTTCATGGGCAACGCGCAGATGCATCCCCAGCAGGTGCCCTGCTGGATCACCCACACCAACGAGCGCACGCACGAGATCATCCGCAGCGGCTTCGACCGCAGCCCCATGTTCACCGGCAAGATCGAGGGCGTGGGCCCGCGCTACTGCCCGAGCGTGGAGGACAAGATCAACCGCTTTGCCGACAAGGACAGCCACCAGATCTTCCTGGAACCCGAAGGCCTGACCACACACGAGTACTACCCCAACGGCATCAGCACCAGCCTGCCGTTCGACATCCAGTACGACCTGGTGCGCAGCATGCCAGGGCTGGAGAATGCGCACATCCTGCGCCCTGGCTACGCCATCGAATACGACTACTTCGACCCGCGCTCGCTCAAGAGCAGCTTCGAGACGCGGCAGATCCAGGGCCTGTTCTTCGCCGGGCAGATCAACGGCACCACAGGCTACGAAGAGGCGGCGGCGCAGGGCCTGTTCGCCGGCATCAACGCCGCGCTGCAGTGCCGGGGCGAAGCCGCCTGGCTGCCCGGCCGCGACGAGGCCTACCTGGGCGTGCTGGTGGACGACCTGATCACCAAGGGCGTGACCGAGCCCTACCGCATGTTCACCAGCCGGGCCGAGTTCCGCCTGCAGCTGCGCGAGGACAACGCCGACATGCGCCTGACCGAAGCAGGGCGCCGCATGGGCCTGGTGGACGATGCGCGCTGGGATGCGTTCAGCCGCAAGCGCGATGCGGTTTCACGTGAAACAGAGCGTCTGAAAGCCACCTGGGTGAACCCGCGCAACCTGCCCGCGGCCGAGTCGGAGCGCGTGCTGGGCAAGAGCATCGAGCACGAATACAACCTGTTCGAGCTGTTGCGCCGCCCGGATGTGAACTACGCCAGCCTGGTGTCCATGGACGGCGGCAAGTACGCCTCCAGCGAGGTTTCACGTGAAACGCTGGGGCCCTTGAGCGAGCCCGTGGTGGAGCAGGTGGAGATTGCGGCCAAGTATTCGGGCTACATCGACCGCCAGAAGGGCGAGGTGGAACGCGCCGCGCACTTCGAGAAACTGCGCCTGCCGCCCGACCTGGACTACATGCAGGTCACGGCCCTGAGCATCGAGGCGCGCCAGGTGCTCAGCCGCCACCGGCCCGAGACCCTGGGCCACGCATCGCGCATCACGGGCATCACGCCGGCGGCGATCTCGCTGTTGATGGTGCATCTGAAGAAGGGTGGCTTCAAGGAATTTGCCGTCGCCCCGTCCAAGGCTGAAGGCGAAGTGGCGGCATGA
- a CDS encoding anthrone oxygenase family protein has protein sequence MTTAQHPSNAPPPLSLIPHALAVLWLGLMAGFFGTYSANINLALLQMDGAIYATVQSAFNRNVRHALFFVLFFGPPLWCGLALATAWREHRAPWWRLLAGVGVAYLLGIVFFTQQVNLPLNHTTEAWNPQALPAGWAQVRDRWNAANLWRALLSLGCFMAALRSLVGRLAGRRT, from the coding sequence ATGACCACCGCCCAACACCCCAGCAACGCGCCGCCCCCGCTCTCCCTGATCCCCCACGCCCTCGCCGTGCTGTGGCTCGGCCTCATGGCCGGGTTCTTCGGCACCTACAGCGCCAACATCAACCTGGCCCTGCTGCAGATGGACGGCGCCATCTACGCCACCGTGCAATCGGCCTTCAATCGCAACGTGCGGCACGCGCTGTTCTTTGTGCTGTTCTTTGGCCCGCCGCTGTGGTGCGGGCTGGCCCTGGCCACGGCCTGGCGTGAACACCGCGCGCCATGGTGGCGCCTGCTGGCCGGGGTGGGCGTGGCCTACCTGCTGGGCATCGTGTTCTTCACCCAGCAGGTCAACCTGCCGCTCAACCACACCACCGAAGCCTGGAACCCCCAGGCCCTGCCCGCCGGCTGGGCCCAGGTGCGCGACCGGTGGAACGCCGCCAACCTGTGGCGCGCGCTGCTCAGCCTGGGTTGTTTCATGGCGGCGCTGAGGTCGCTGGTGGGGCGGCTTGCGGGTCGCCGCACGTAG
- a CDS encoding RNA polymerase sigma-70 factor, translating into MTTNPAPTATDPFTTLRPRLFGIAYRMLGVRADAEDVLQDAWLRWSRQDVAVLQSAEAWLVTVVTRLAIDRLRALKAEREAYVGWWLPEPLVELHHHHGDAPHHHDTPEAAAELAGELSVAFMYVLERLGPEERAAFLLRQVFDYDYPEIAAQLGKSEASCRQMVHRASERVQQARTRFEVPQAVHHQLLQRFMRAAQSGDRNAIEALLSEDAQLIGDGGGKVPSFPKPLVGPFRIANLYWAQFRRLGALVVYRMALLNGEPGLLRYVDGRIESAQAFVTDGERIVAIYAVRNPDKLAGIPDTLG; encoded by the coding sequence ATGACCACGAACCCCGCACCCACCGCCACCGACCCCTTCACCACCCTGCGCCCCCGCCTCTTCGGCATTGCCTACCGCATGCTGGGCGTGCGCGCCGATGCCGAGGACGTACTGCAGGACGCCTGGCTGCGCTGGAGCCGCCAGGATGTGGCCGTGCTGCAGTCGGCCGAGGCCTGGCTGGTGACGGTGGTCACGCGGCTGGCCATCGACCGGCTGCGCGCGCTGAAGGCCGAGCGCGAGGCCTACGTGGGCTGGTGGCTGCCCGAGCCGCTGGTGGAGCTGCACCACCACCACGGCGACGCACCGCACCACCACGACACCCCCGAGGCGGCCGCCGAGCTGGCGGGCGAGCTGTCGGTGGCATTCATGTACGTGCTGGAGCGCCTGGGGCCGGAGGAGCGCGCGGCCTTTTTGCTGCGCCAGGTGTTCGACTACGACTACCCCGAGATCGCCGCGCAGCTGGGCAAGAGCGAGGCCAGCTGCCGCCAGATGGTGCACCGCGCCAGCGAGCGCGTGCAGCAGGCGCGCACCCGGTTCGAGGTGCCGCAGGCCGTGCACCACCAGCTGCTGCAGCGCTTCATGCGGGCCGCCCAAAGCGGCGATCGCAACGCCATCGAGGCGCTGCTCAGCGAAGACGCGCAGCTGATTGGCGACGGCGGCGGCAAGGTGCCATCCTTTCCCAAGCCGCTGGTGGGGCCGTTCCGCATCGCCAACCTGTACTGGGCGCAGTTCCGCCGCCTGGGCGCGCTGGTGGTCTACCGCATGGCGCTCCTCAACGGCGAACCCGGCCTGCTGCGCTACGTGGACGGCCGCATCGAATCGGCGCAGGCGTTCGTGACGGACGGCGAGCGCATCGTGGCCATCTATGCCGTGCGCAACCCGGACAAGTTGGCGGGCATCCCGGACACGCTGGGGTGA
- a CDS encoding NADPH-dependent FMN reductase — protein sequence MPHTPSLLIFAGSTRQQSFNRKLAHATAAIARDAGATVTLLELSDFDIPLYNADLEAQGTPADVIRLKEILWQHPAWVICSPEYNGSYTALLKNTIDWASSPVKGNPDWQDGGKSFRGKVVGMLSASPGALGGLRSQSHLAPLLINAECWLAPKAFALGSAGSAFDDSGALIQQAHRDRVRAVVDQVLWASSRLHGDAAAGQ from the coding sequence ATGCCCCACACACCTTCCCTCCTGATCTTCGCCGGCAGCACGCGCCAGCAATCCTTCAACCGCAAACTGGCCCACGCCACCGCCGCCATCGCGCGCGACGCGGGCGCCACGGTCACGCTGCTGGAGCTGTCGGACTTCGACATCCCGCTGTACAACGCCGACCTCGAAGCCCAGGGCACACCGGCGGACGTGATCCGGCTCAAGGAGATCCTGTGGCAGCACCCCGCCTGGGTCATCTGCTCGCCCGAGTACAACGGCAGCTACACCGCCCTGCTCAAGAACACCATCGACTGGGCCTCCAGCCCGGTCAAAGGCAACCCCGACTGGCAAGACGGCGGCAAGAGCTTTCGCGGCAAGGTGGTGGGCATGCTCAGCGCCTCGCCCGGCGCCCTGGGCGGCTTGCGCTCGCAAAGCCACCTGGCGCCCCTGCTCATCAACGCCGAATGCTGGCTGGCGCCCAAGGCGTTTGCGCTGGGCTCGGCCGGCAGCGCATTCGACGACAGCGGCGCCCTCATCCAGCAAGCCCACCGCGACCGCGTGCGCGCCGTGGTGGACCAGGTGCTGTGGGCATCCAGCCGCCTGCACGGCGATGCTGCCGCTGGCCAGTGA
- a CDS encoding tail fiber domain-containing protein, with amino-acid sequence MNFLHRTAMALMASLVGATCAAQAPAASITTTRQSERITWTANAPHGAGKLRLARPDGTVTDMAFPRAPIVLEPQRAGLADGRYFYELSLDPPLVMDPALAQATLHQRIVSGSFVVAQGQLVVGGSESSAPVPRPKSAATTFSTKDLLLADDLIVQGSVCAGLDCVNNENFGFDTVRLKGANPIIHFQDTSNSPFPTNDWRIKANDTASGGASYLAIEDATSGNQVFTVSAGAPTNSLYVSSGGDLGLRTATPVLDVHALTGDTPGVRLEQTSAGGFTAQTWDIASNEANFFVRDLTGGSRLPLRIRPGAPTSSLDIAASGNVGLGTASPSAALHVLRNDGTAQVLVQETNSTAAPRTLLNLANNGPATLRFTTAPATGWDMTSGTALTLATQGAGTPQFTLAANGNLAITGTLSTGSSRTLKTGIEPVNGTTLLEKVLSLPLYHWRYKSSPAQERHVGPMAEDFRKIFQLGQDDRSLAPGDLAGVTLGAVQALARKVTEREADIAAIRARISLLEAQMAAPAKPAR; translated from the coding sequence ATGAACTTCCTGCACCGAACCGCGATGGCCCTGATGGCGAGCCTCGTCGGCGCCACCTGCGCCGCGCAGGCTCCCGCTGCGTCCATCACCACGACACGCCAGAGCGAGCGCATCACCTGGACCGCCAACGCACCCCACGGCGCGGGCAAGTTGCGGCTGGCACGCCCCGACGGCACCGTCACCGACATGGCGTTCCCACGCGCCCCGATCGTGCTCGAGCCCCAGCGGGCGGGCCTGGCCGACGGACGCTATTTCTATGAGCTGAGCCTGGATCCCCCGCTCGTCATGGACCCCGCGCTGGCCCAGGCCACCCTGCACCAGCGCATCGTTTCCGGCTCCTTTGTCGTGGCCCAGGGCCAGCTGGTGGTCGGCGGCTCCGAGTCCAGCGCGCCCGTACCGCGCCCCAAGTCGGCGGCCACCACGTTCTCCACCAAGGACCTGTTGCTTGCGGACGACCTGATCGTGCAGGGCAGCGTGTGCGCGGGCCTCGACTGCGTCAACAACGAGAACTTCGGTTTTGACACGGTGCGGCTCAAGGGAGCCAATCCCATCATCCATTTCCAGGACACGAGCAATAGCCCGTTTCCCACCAACGACTGGCGGATCAAGGCCAACGACACCGCCTCGGGCGGCGCCTCCTACCTCGCCATCGAGGATGCGACCTCCGGCAACCAGGTCTTCACCGTCAGCGCCGGGGCCCCCACCAACAGCCTCTACGTCAGCTCCGGCGGCGACCTGGGCCTGCGCACCGCCACGCCGGTGCTGGACGTGCACGCCCTGACGGGCGACACGCCCGGGGTCCGCCTGGAACAGACCTCGGCGGGCGGCTTCACGGCGCAGACCTGGGACATCGCTTCCAACGAGGCCAACTTCTTCGTGCGCGACCTCACAGGCGGCTCGCGCCTGCCGTTGCGCATCCGCCCTGGAGCGCCCACCAGCAGCCTGGACATTGCCGCATCGGGCAACGTCGGCCTGGGCACCGCATCGCCGTCCGCCGCGCTGCATGTGCTGCGCAACGACGGCACCGCCCAGGTCCTGGTGCAGGAGACCAACAGCACAGCCGCCCCGCGCACCCTGCTGAACCTGGCCAACAACGGCCCCGCCACGCTGCGCTTCACCACGGCACCGGCCACCGGCTGGGACATGACCTCCGGCACGGCCCTCACCCTGGCCACGCAGGGCGCGGGCACACCGCAGTTCACGCTGGCCGCCAACGGCAACCTGGCCATCACCGGCACGCTGAGCACCGGCTCCAGCCGCACGCTCAAGACGGGCATCGAACCCGTCAACGGCACCACCCTGCTGGAAAAAGTGCTGAGCCTGCCGCTCTACCACTGGCGCTACAAGTCCAGCCCCGCGCAGGAGCGCCACGTCGGCCCCATGGCCGAGGACTTCCGCAAGATCTTCCAGCTCGGGCAGGACGACAGGAGCCTGGCCCCCGGCGACCTCGCGGGCGTGACCCTGGGCGCCGTGCAGGCGCTGGCCCGCAAAGTGACCGAACGCGAAGCCGACATCGCAGCCATCAGGGCCCGCATCTCCCTGCTCGAAGCGCAGATGGCGGCCCCCGCCAAGCCCGCGCGCTAA
- the rsmG gene encoding 16S rRNA (guanine(527)-N(7))-methyltransferase RsmG — translation MTVPHNDALRSQLQAGADALGLGLGDDQVSQLMEFLALLQKWNKVYNLTSVRDPQEMMTHHLLDSLAAVAPLRRHVATLAPQGLAAGSVRLLDVGSGGGLPGVVFAICCPAVDVSCVDTVGKKAAFIQQAAVSLKLRNLHGVHARVETLTMPFDIISCRAFASLPDFVTWSQGALAAPHGVWLAMKGKHPEDEIAALPAGASVFHVEPLTVPGLEAERCIIWLKPA, via the coding sequence ATGACCGTACCCCACAACGACGCATTGCGCAGCCAGTTGCAGGCGGGTGCAGATGCCCTGGGCCTGGGCCTGGGCGATGACCAGGTGAGCCAGCTGATGGAATTTCTGGCCCTGCTGCAGAAGTGGAACAAGGTCTACAACCTGACCTCGGTGCGCGACCCGCAGGAGATGATGACGCACCATTTGCTCGACAGCCTGGCGGCGGTGGCACCGCTGCGCCGGCACGTCGCTACCCTGGCGCCACAGGGCCTGGCAGCGGGCTCGGTGCGCCTGCTGGATGTCGGCTCGGGCGGCGGGCTGCCCGGTGTGGTGTTCGCCATCTGCTGCCCGGCGGTGGATGTGAGCTGCGTGGACACGGTGGGCAAGAAGGCGGCGTTCATCCAGCAAGCGGCGGTGTCCTTGAAGCTGCGCAACCTGCATGGGGTGCATGCGCGCGTGGAGACATTGACGATGCCGTTCGACATCATCAGCTGTCGTGCGTTTGCTTCGCTGCCCGACTTCGTGACCTGGTCGCAGGGTGCGCTGGCCGCGCCCCACGGCGTGTGGCTGGCCATGAAGGGCAAGCACCCAGAGGACGAGATCGCAGCCCTGCCCGCCGGTGCGTCGGTGTTTCACGTGGAACCACTGACTGTCCCGGGCCTGGAGGCCGAGCGCTGCATCATCTGGTTGAAGCCCGCCTGA
- a CDS encoding carboxymuconolactone decarboxylase family protein codes for MSSTTQHTARLPYHKLSSKAFMGLVSLSETLKKGPLGARLAELVFLRVSQINGCAYCMDMHWTYLVKDGMEPRHLNAVAGWREAPFFGERERAALRWAEIITATPHSDASDEEFAKLQAVFNETEISELGFAIAVINAWNLVNAGMRAPIPEAG; via the coding sequence ATGTCATCGACCACCCAACACACCGCCCGCCTGCCCTACCACAAGCTGTCTTCCAAGGCCTTCATGGGCCTGGTGAGCCTGTCGGAAACCCTCAAGAAGGGACCGCTGGGCGCGCGCCTGGCCGAACTCGTCTTCCTGCGCGTCTCACAGATCAACGGCTGCGCGTACTGCATGGACATGCACTGGACCTATCTGGTCAAGGACGGCATGGAGCCGCGCCACCTGAACGCCGTGGCCGGCTGGCGCGAGGCGCCGTTCTTCGGCGAGCGTGAACGCGCCGCCCTGCGCTGGGCCGAGATCATCACCGCCACGCCCCACAGCGATGCGAGCGACGAGGAATTCGCGAAGCTGCAGGCGGTGTTCAACGAGACCGAAATCTCCGAACTGGGCTTTGCGATCGCCGTGATCAACGCCTGGAACCTGGTGAACGCCGGGATGCGCGCCCCGATCCCGGAAGCGGGCTGA
- a CDS encoding Crp/Fnr family transcriptional regulator, which translates to MSVSNPLTLFLTELLGAPPPAVEAWWARAERLVLERGQPLLRAGEYWRHLWWVERGALRLFYLDRDGAESNKNFFLDGALCWPITPTLRQQPVMFHVEPLEDSVVWALPLPVDCSRPLPGAGWAPWAALEHRVLCALLDGKMQREQEFLQLSARQRYARLLEQHPQWAERIALRHLASYLGVTDVSLSRLRSEMGLRAANKTQRSGPG; encoded by the coding sequence GTGTCTGTTTCCAACCCCCTCACCCTCTTCCTGACCGAGTTGCTTGGCGCCCCGCCCCCGGCCGTGGAAGCCTGGTGGGCACGCGCCGAACGGCTCGTGCTGGAGCGTGGCCAGCCATTGCTGCGGGCAGGCGAATACTGGCGGCACCTGTGGTGGGTGGAGCGCGGCGCCCTGCGGCTGTTTTACCTGGACCGCGACGGGGCCGAATCCAACAAGAACTTCTTTCTGGACGGCGCCCTGTGCTGGCCCATCACCCCCACACTGCGCCAGCAGCCGGTGATGTTTCACGTGGAACCATTGGAAGACAGCGTGGTGTGGGCGCTGCCCTTGCCCGTCGATTGCAGTCGCCCCCTGCCCGGCGCGGGCTGGGCACCGTGGGCCGCGCTGGAGCACCGGGTGCTCTGCGCCCTGCTCGACGGCAAGATGCAGCGCGAGCAGGAATTTCTGCAGCTCAGCGCCCGCCAGCGCTACGCCCGTTTGCTGGAGCAGCATCCGCAATGGGCCGAGCGCATCGCCCTCAGGCACCTGGCGTCGTACCTGGGCGTGACCGATGTCTCGCTGTCGCGCCTGCGCAGCGAGATGGGGCTTAGAGCGGCTAACAAAACTCAGCGTAGCGGCCCTGGCTAG
- a CDS encoding LysE family transporter — translation MFGIADYGAFVAAIVLFLLIPGPGNLALITSTSKGGVRGGMAATMGVIAGDQVLMWAAVAGVAALLATYPTAFHAVQWLGAAYLAWLGFKMLTAKPGAQPILNIQPRHYFKQAGLITLLNPKAIVFYMAFFPLFVDPARHQGMLTFGVMAATVAVLTFLYGLVAVLLTHHLAARMRANPRIGRVLEKVAGVFLIGFGIKLAISK, via the coding sequence ATGTTCGGCATCGCAGACTACGGCGCCTTTGTCGCCGCCATCGTGTTGTTCCTGCTCATTCCGGGCCCCGGGAATCTGGCGCTCATCACCTCCACCAGCAAGGGCGGCGTGCGCGGCGGCATGGCCGCCACCATGGGCGTGATCGCGGGCGACCAGGTGCTGATGTGGGCGGCGGTGGCCGGGGTGGCGGCCTTGCTGGCCACGTACCCGACGGCGTTCCATGCGGTGCAGTGGCTGGGGGCCGCCTACCTGGCCTGGCTGGGCTTCAAGATGCTCACGGCCAAGCCGGGGGCACAACCCATCCTCAACATCCAGCCGCGCCACTATTTCAAGCAGGCGGGGCTCATCACCCTGCTCAACCCCAAGGCCATCGTGTTCTACATGGCGTTCTTCCCGCTGTTCGTGGATCCGGCGCGCCACCAGGGCATGCTGACCTTTGGCGTGATGGCGGCTACCGTGGCGGTGCTGACGTTCCTCTACGGGCTGGTCGCCGTGCTGCTCACGCACCACCTGGCCGCGCGCATGCGCGCCAACCCGCGCATCGGCCGCGTGCTGGAAAAAGTGGCGGGCGTCTTTTTGATCGGCTTTGGCATCAAGCTGGCCATCTCCAAATAA